One Neovison vison isolate M4711 chromosome 2, ASM_NN_V1, whole genome shotgun sequence genomic window carries:
- the ECHDC2 gene encoding enoyl-CoA hydratase domain-containing protein 2, mitochondrial isoform X4, with protein sequence MNRPSARNALGNVLVSQLLEALAQLREDQQVRVLLFRSGVKGVFCAGADLKEREQMSEAEVGIFVQRLRGLMNEIAAFPAPTIAAMDGFALGGGLELALACDLRVAAASSAVMGLIETTRGLLPGAGGTQRLPRCLGVALAKELIFTGRRLSGAQAQALGLVNHAVSQNEEGNAAYHRALELAQEILPQAPIAVRLGKVAIDRGMEVDIASGMAIEGICYAQNIPTQDRLEGMAAFREKRPPRFVGK encoded by the exons ATGAACAGACCGAGTGCCCGCAATGCTCTGGGGAACGTCTTGGTCAGCCAG CTGCTGGAAGCTCTGGCCCAGCTGCGGGAGGACCAGCAAGTACGTGTTCTGCTCTTCAGAAGTGGAGTGAAGGGTGTGTTCTGTGCAG GTGCAGACCTGAAGGAGCGGGAGCAGATGAGTGAGGCAGAAGTGGGGATCTTTGTCCAGCGGCTCCGAGGCCTGATGAATGAGATTG CAGCCTTCCCTGCGCCCACGATTGCAGCTATGGACGGGTTTGCCTTGGGTGGAGGCCTGGAACTTGCCCTGGCCTGTGACCTCCGAGTGGCAG CAGCTTCCTCAGCCGTCATGGGACTGATCGAGACCACCCGAGGGCTCCTCCCTGGAGCAG GAGGGACTCAGAGGCTGCCTCGATGCCTGGGAGTGGCCCTGGCAAAGGAGCTCATCTTCACAGGCCGAAGACTGAGTGGTGCACAGGCCCAAGCCCTGGGGCTGGTGAACCACGCTGTTTCCCAGAATGAGGAGGGCAACGCCGCCTACCATCGGGCACTGGAATTGGCCCAGGAGATCTTGCCCCAG gCACCCATTGCTGTGCGGCTGGGCAAAGTAGCCATTGATAGAGGAATGGAG GTGGATATCGCATCAGGGATGGCCATTGAAGGCATATGCTATGCCCAG AACATCCCCACCCAGGACCGCCTGGAGGGCATGGCAGCGTTCAGGGAGAAGCGGCCCCCCAGATTTGTTGGCAAGTGA